The genome window TAAATTCAAAACATTGTTTTGAGCATTTGTATTTTGGTAATTAGATATTGTTTAGAATTTCGTATTTCGTGCTTCGAATTTATACTTTTGTATTCTCGTATATATATTGCGCCAGAGTATCAATCGAATAAAATATTTTTCTGCCCTGATCCATATCCTTAATTTCCAAACCGAAGTTTCGCTGCAGGAGCACAACAATCTCTACTGCATCTAAAGAATCCAGTCCAAGTCCCTCGCCAAACAGAACCTCGTCATCTTTAATATCTTCAGGTTTTACATTCTCTAATGATAGGCTGCTTACAAGCAGTTTCTTTAACTTGTTTCGTATTTCCTTCAATTCTTTTTGTTTCTGCTCTGCCATTTAAGTTTTCTCCTTGTTAAACACTGTTCAATAGAAAATATCATATCCTCTTATTGCTCTTTTTTCAAGGAACAATTCCAACACGGTATAAGAGTGGATTTTCGGCAACCATTAGAAGAGGAAACTGATTCCGATAATGATTTTGCTTGAATTAAGTGGTACGTTGGGCTGTTTCATGCCGGCGTTAGATATATGATGAAATCTATATTCCAATACAAATGAACGACCTTTTTTGGTCTTGTAACTAAGTCCCAGTCCTGCTTGATAATTCCCACAGATATTGGCGCCCATGCCAGGTATGTTTGCGTCTGTATAGACAGGGCCGCCGCCCACAAAGAAATATGGCATGTATCTTTGCGATGTCTTCAGTGTCCAGGATGAAAGAAAGTTCAAGCCAAAAATCTGGTCGTCATCAGAATTAATAAGATAAGACACAGGTAGTTCTATCAGAAAGTCATGTCTCCCGCGGTACCAGTCACGTCCAGTATCTTTGAGTTTTCGCCTATATCGCA of bacterium contains these proteins:
- a CDS encoding acyl carrier protein, yielding MAEQKQKELKEIRNKLKKLLVSSLSLENVKPEDIKDDEVLFGEGLGLDSLDAVEIVVLLQRNFGLEIKDMDQGRKIFYSIDTLAQYIYENTKV
- a CDS encoding acyloxyacyl hydrolase — protein: MKLIYLMLLFTVVAINVAFADTDQTDESWMLLSGYGTTHPGLGKTREHVETVDVILRYRRKLKDTGRDWYRGRHDFLIELPVSYLINSDDDQIFGLNFLSSWTLKTSQRYMPYFFVGGGPVYTDANIPGMGANICGNYQAGLGLSYKTKKGRSFVLEYRFHHISNAGMKQPNVPLNSSKIIIGISFLF